Proteins encoded by one window of Catharus ustulatus isolate bCatUst1 chromosome Z, bCatUst1.pri.v2, whole genome shotgun sequence:
- the ALPK2 gene encoding LOW QUALITY PROTEIN: alpha-protein kinase 2 (The sequence of the model RefSeq protein was modified relative to this genomic sequence to represent the inferred CDS: deleted 1 base in 1 codon): protein MDVKNAVKSQATFSCLRDLSEDGDDLLHFNGVVGVTAGGAEEHCSREVPSCPTDVTTRHTGNCCLSTQGSGSLQSLADVQACKTTGLGRSLTMNSLLSEQADTSVGNHTNFGKGDSENSAAVLEIYAEKVTSASDDFSDDDLEYFECSDVLTVHEDEIWKKKLQFLLESDEDDLKLGKDCDGCAYFLGEMPCVFQVSDNTTPVDTPIGFCEHQSKIKGADVRRDPSMYSQSALQTEMTLTVGHHRDKSTILKDKEKNEAPVASAATGNEQPRSEEETNGSGHLAAGSSTDDPKPTDTVPAQVDSSANGTGAACTDEASGTMTEASPDGDVLGESSLLLEEGRRNVPEGNAQHAVCTLTESLRRNLFKLLNPLELCRYVSTIGQSFQAAAVGRESRAPSPSLEGFRSTQIPEETESWQMQAGLCPTEEADTDSHWERKRTQGLSEQNQAPDENISFGSQSANLKSVTQNCEDLCMKPSTEKEGIFMACESAGASQLSAENMLQVKNADLQTSSLHCAPFEKREGCHQQLFSGQEIISNGKKSENDISPSPLWDTDSAPDKQECLCAVLSSAKLCDEPGEGEQRSGLDIHDSSNPDILCSRSADEAVSEANPKSVLESGEPECKGDADISAVHDKLWKLLHEDDSDYQIPFENRVIPSLGTTLTDIKVPELNFVWETCSDHPLPMDLTEEQEPLREPAHNPRTEKADCKVSDVLLQRAAAHESASTGNICLAQVVGTDGVCLDSGTGNEREMPSICVSANSVLLSTQECLEPNPMAMDRNGSTLTWEGKLAVNNAAQIGEADSLQRFQNAQSDNLACPKANPADISGMSHGTVGQLLHTEYNIAVINESVPGEGCHFKDCYPVREGLAYFPEEEDIIPSENTSQFTHAEQSSVNTTHKSNEVNLGEKGNNSGLSAPNDTNSDSYHFSKNNGCQDFQIVSNAQKYSYVMQLPTLIQSHETITHKNLPQNTDQLTEIAKQEGAVPPPSGGPFLRDFYLEVPSCEPYKPGGEQRAICIPEEHRAETSCDSGVSQASESQTSPCNTAEQHSFFVDSTFKSDEELKIDSAENPTYAAGSVTSASALLPREAQGEHHSTADGEDGAAGDQLHSQQLLGNKTLPFLIPVSHSEGLSSESAVACPGTRSEGKTGSIQPGVKVNKNLTTLEKPCKSWQDLLQRVPGETKGKATLFENEHEIPRAVEYNSDEAETKAPLHTLTGPQALNQIMNISTDQSCPDLIPSSKTTEAESSVKPTKYDEKEEVRTTESVVSGLVNLPSVGSGNNQCSQEQPSHRRTPSFSLPWTTLDPFPVNTESKKSQEGSKSCQTPLAAAEPEPIKCKEDTTKSGPVAAGAKKKLPAATVSKKPRLEERGSVSKDPSCVKKSGKSEGGVTHKEDRKEQRKPILKKDSKAPKLLKKIQAELFPDCSGSIKLCCQFGDIHSDSTITWTKDSKILTQLQRSAQDDSPVSLAIAGASYQDQGMYYCCLNNVYGKVTAEFHLTAAVLERLSSFQSYEGVEEIEFMQLMFREDPLSSSYFGGTLHGAIMTEGLHFGEGMHRRAFRSRVLQGLAPAFAAGHPCVLKVHSALTYGSKSRDELLQRNYSLALQECYVQNTAREYAKLYAAEAEPLEGFGEVPEIIPIFLIHRPANNIPYATVEEELVGEFVKYSVKDGKEVNFLRRDSEAGQKCCTFQHWVYEKTNGNLLVTDLQGVGMKLTDVGIATLAKGYKGFKGNCSFSFIEQFRALHQCNEYCEMLGLKSLRTTHQKLGKQHPLKAKICQTHQR, encoded by the exons ATGGACgttaaaaatgcagttaaatCCCAGGCAACTTTTTCCTGCCTAAGGGATTTGTCAGAGGATGGTGATGACCTGCTTCACTTTAACGGTGTGGTtggtgtcactgcaggaggagcagaggaacactgcagcagagaggTGCCTTCCTGCCCCACAGATGTGACCACTCGTCACACGGGCAACTGCTGCCTTAGCACACAAGGCTCTGGATCTCTTCAGTCTCTGGCAGATGTCCAGGCTTGTAAAACAACTGGGCTGGGCAGATCTCTAACCATGAATTCCCTGCTCAGTGAGCAGGCAGACACTTCTGTGGGTAATCACACCAATTTTGGAAAAGGTGACTCTGAAAATTCTGCCGCTGTTTTGGAGATTTATGCAGAGAAAGTAACAAGTGCGAGTGATGACTTTTCTGATGATGACCTGGAGTACTTTGAATGTTCAGATGTGCTTACAGTACATGAAGATGaaatctggaaaaagaaattacaatttttattaGAAAGTGATGAAGATGATCTAAAACTGGGTAAGGATTGTGATGGGTGTGCTTACTTCCTCGGTGAAATGCCTTGTGTGTTCCAAGTGTCAGATAACACTACGCCTGTGGATACCCCCATTGGCTTCTGTGAGCATCAGTCAAAAATCAAAGGAGCAGACGTAAGGAGAGACCCCTCTATGTACAGCCAgtcagctctgcagacagagaTGACTCTCACAGTTGGACACCACCGAGATAAAAGTACCATTTTGAAAGACAAAGAGAAGAATGAAGCGCCTGTTGCTTCTGCAGCCACTGGAAATGAACAGCCCAGAAGTGAAGAAGAGACTAATGGAAGTGGCCATCTGGCTGCAGGCTCCTCAACGGATGATCCAAAGCCCACGGacactgtccctgcccaggtaGACTCCTCTGCCAATGGCACAGGTGCTGCTTGCACAGATGAGGCTTCGGGGACAATGACAGAAGCCAGCCCCGACGGGGACGTGCTGGGGGAAagctcactgctgctggaggaggggagaaggaaTGTGCCAGAGGGAAATGCACAGCACGCTGTCTGTACCTTAACAGAAAGTCTGAGGAGAAACCTTTTCAAGCTGTTAAACCCTCTAGAACTTTGCAGATATGTAAGTACTATAGGACAGTctttccaggctgcagcagtgggtAGGGAGTCCAGGGCTCCGTCTCCCAGTCTGGAAGGTTTCCGTTCAACACAGATTCCTGAGGAGACAGAGAGCTGGCAAATGCAGGCTGGTCTGTGTCCCACAGAAGAGGCAGACACAGACAGccactgggaaaggaaaaggactCAGGGCCTGTCTGAGCAAAACCAGGCTCCAGATGAGAACATCTCGTTTGGG AGTCAAAGTGCTAATCTTAAAAGTGTTACCCAGAATTGTGAGGACCTCTGTATGAAGCCCAGCACAGAAAAGGAAGGTATCTTCATGGCTTGTGAGAGTGCAGGAGCCAGCCAGCTCTCTGCTGAAAACATGCTGCAAGTAAAGAATGCAGATTTACAGACCTCTTCTCTTCACTGTGCTCCTTTTGAAAAGAGAGAAGGCTGTCACCAACAGCTCTTCTCTGGACAAGAAATTATTAGTAATGGCAAAAAGTCAGAGAATGAcatttccccttctcctctATGGGATACAGACTCTGCTCCTGATAAACAGGAGTGCTTGTGTGCTGTTCTCTCTTCTGCAAAGCTGTGTGATGAGCCAGGGGAGGGAGAGCAAAGGTCTGGGCTTGACATACATGACAGCAGTAACCCAGATATTCTCTGCAGCCGATCAGCCGACGAGGCTGTGTCTGAAGCTAATCCCAAATCAGTCCTGGAATCCGGAGAGCCTGAGTGCAAAGGAGATGCTGATATATCTGCAGTGCATGACAAGCTGTGGAAACTTCTTCATGAAGATGACTCAGACTATCAAATCCCATTTGAAAACAGAGTCATCCCAAGTTTAGGTACGACCCTGACAGATATCAAAGTCCCAGAACTGAACTTTGTGTGGGAGACCTGCTCCGATCATCCTTTGCCAATGGATTTGACAGAAGAGCAGGAACCACTCAGAGAACCAGCTCACAATCCCAGAACTGAGAAAGCTGACTGCAAGGTTTCTGATGTCctcctgcagagagctgcagcacatGAGAGTGCATCCACAGGAAACATTTGTCTTGCCCAAGTGGTAGGAACAGATGGTGTCTGTCTAGATtctggcactgggaatgagAGGGAAATGCCATCCATTTGTGTTTCAGCAAACAGTGTCCTCTTAAGTACCCAGGAGTGCTTGGAGCCAAATCCAATGGCCATGGACAGGAATGGATCCACTCTGACTTGGGAAGGGAAGCTTGCTGTTAATAATGCTGCCCAAATAGGTGAAGCAGATTCTCTTCAAAGGTTCCAAAATGCCCAGAGTGATAATTTAGCATGTCCCAAAGCAAACCCAGCTGACATATCAGGTATGTCACATGGGACAGTTGGACAGTTACTTCATACTGAATACAACATAGCCGTGATAAATGAGTCTGTACCTGGAGAAGGCTGTCATTTTAAGGACTGTTATCCAGTGAGAGAAGGACTGGCTTATTTCCCTGAAGAGGAAGACATTATCCCCAGTGAAAATACCAGTCAGTTTACACATGCAGAGCAATCTTCTGTTAACACCACACACAAAAGTAATGAAGTGAatttaggagaaaaaggaaataattcaggCTTGAGTGCACCAAATGACACTAATTCTGACAGCTaccatttttcaaaaaataatggCTGTCAGGATTTTCAAATTGTTTCTAATGCACAGAAATACAGTTATGTAATGCAATTGCCTACTTTAATTCAGAGTCACGAAACCATAACACATAAGAATCTACCCCAAAATACAGACCAACTGACAGAAATAGCAAAACAGGAAGGTGCAGTCCCTCCCCCTTCTGGGGGGCcatttttaagagatttttatcTAGAAGTGCCCAGCTGTGAACCATACAAAccaggaggagagcagagagcgATTTGCATACCTGAGGAACACAGGGCTGAAACTTCCTGTGACTCAGGAGTTAGTCAGGCTTCAGAGAGTCAGACTTCCCCTTGTAATACAGCAGAACAACATTCATTTTTTGTTGACAGCACCTTCAAGTCTGATGAAGAGTTAAAAATAGATTCTGCAGAAAATCCCACCTATGCTGCTGGAAGTGTGACATCAGCCAGcgccctgctgcccagggaggctcAAGGTGagcaccacagcacagcagatggggaagatggagctgctggggatcAGCTGCATTCCCAACAACTGCTTGGAAACAAAACCCTGCCCTTCCTCATACCTGTAAGCCACTCAGAGGGCCTTTCCAGTGAATCTGCAGTGGCATGTCCTGGCACAAGAAGTGAGGGAAAAACTGGATCCATACAACCTGGAGTCAAAGTAAACAAGAATTTAACTACGCTGGAAAAGCCCTGCAAGTCGTGGCAGGATCTGTTACAGAGGGTTCCTGGAGAAACCAAAGGGAAAGCAACCTTGTTTGAAAATGAACATGAGATTCCAAGAGCTGTTGAATATAACTCAGATGAAGCTGAAACAAAGGCTCCTTTGCACACTTTGACTGGCCCCCAGGCTCTGAACCAGATTATGAATATTAGCACAGACCAGTCTTGTCCTGACTTGATCCCTTCCAGCAAGACAACTGAGGCTGAGAGTTCAGTTAAGCCCACTAAGTATGATGAAAAGGAGGAAGTCAGGACAACAGAGAGTGTAGTAAGTGGTTTAGTTAATTTGCCATCAGTTGGTTCAGGGAACAACCAGTGTTCTCAAGAGCAGCCATCCCACAGAAGAACTCCATCATTCTCTTTGCCGTGGACCACACTTGATCCATTCCCAGTCaacacagaaagtaaaaaaagcCAGGAAGGGTCAAAATCCTGCCAGACAccactggctgctgcagagcctgagcccaTCAAATGTAAAGAGGACACAACAAAGAGCGGGCCTGTAGCTGCTGGAGCTAAGAAGAAATTACCAGCGGCAACTGTGTCCAAAAAacccaggctggaggagaggggaagTGTCAGCAAGGATCCCAGCTGCGTTAAAAAGTCTGGGAAGAGCGAGGGAGGCGTGACTCACAAAGAGGACAGAAAAGAGCAAAGGAAACCCATTTTGAAAAAGGATAGCAAAG CCCCCAAGCTGCTGAAGAAGATCCAAGCAGAGTTATTCCCTGACTGCTCTGGAAGTATTAAGCTGTGCTGTCAGTTTGGTGACATTCATAGTGACTCCACCATTACATGGACTAAAGATTCCAAGATACTGACTCAGCTGCAGAGAAG tgcccaggaTGACTCTCCCGTGTCTCTGGCAATAGCTGGAGCCAGTTACCAAGACCAGGGAATGTATTATTGCTGCTTGAATAATGTGTATGGAAAGGTGACTGCTGAGTTTCATCTGACTGCTGCAG TATTGGAACGTCTCTCAAGTTTTCAGAGTTATGAAG GTGTGGAAGAAATCGAATTTATGCAGCTGATGTTCAGAGAAGATCCCCTCAGCTCCAGCTACTTTGGCGGGACGCTGCACGGGGCAATAATGACGGAGGGGCTGCACTTTGGCGAGGGCATGCACCGCAGAGCGTTCCGCAGCCGCGTGCTGCAGGGCCTGGCGCCCGCCTTCGCTGCCGGACACCCCTGCGTGCTCAAGGTGCACAGCGCTCTCACCTACGGCTCCAAGAGCCGGGAcgagctgctgcagaggaactacagcctggcactgcag GAATGCTATGTCCAAAACACTGCAAGAGAGTATGCAAAGTTATATGCAGCTGAAGCTGAACCCTTGGAAGGCTTTGGAGAAGTACCAGA AATCATTCCGATTTTTCTTATTCATCGCCCTGCTAATAACATCCCCTATGCCACAGTGGAGGAGGAGCTGGTTGGGGAGTTTGTGAAATACTCTGTCAAGGATGGCAAGGAAGTGAATTTCCTGAGAAGAGACTCGGAGGCTGGCCAGAAGTGTTGCACCTTTCAGCACTGGGTGTATGAGAAGACCAATGGGAACTTGCTTGTCACTGACCTGCAAG GTGTAGGGATGAAGTTAACAGATGTTGGCATAGCAACCCTGGCCAAAGG ATACAAGGGGTTTAAAGGCAactgctccttttccttcattGAGCAGTTCAGAGCCCTCCACCAGTGCAATGAGTACTGTGAGATGCTGGGGCTGAAATCTCTCCGAACCACTCATCAAAAACTG GGAAAGCAACATCCactaaaagcaaaaatctgCCAAACTCATCAACGGTAA
- the MALT1 gene encoding mucosa-associated lymphoid tissue lymphoma translocation protein 1 has translation MERGAAGSLPLGRLAGPLPLSRLGGPLLRRLSELLDRAAPGRGWRELAQRAGSRGTVRLSPQDLEQCSLQVLEPEGSPSWSLLKLLGDRGCTVVELAESLQALEHTEALRCLSYSGIKIIVQPDSQAVLSGQVVRLCCWATGHPFVHYQWFKQEKEVPHGNSPELILSSVSVKDSGFYICRVNSESSFMFSRWARLEVCELQDTPLPHGRLMGLPEDKLCICNQPQPQHLTVGDALVLECGAVGNPIPNYQWFRDGFPLANGSKNVYTVTYVDVGHQGTYWCHVFNDREDKDSKKVEVIVGRKAMAVECTEEDLSDLQESADPQEESSHRPVATDKVALLIGNMSYWNHPQLKAPMVDVYELTNLLRQLDFKVVSLLDLTESEMRSAVDEFLLLLDKGVYGLLYYAGHGYENYGNSFMVPIDAPNPYHSANCLCVQNILRLMQEKQTGLNVFLLDMCRKRNEYDDTILILDALKVTANIVFGYATCQGAEAFEIQQLGLANGIFMKFLKDRLLEDKKVTVLLDEVAEDMGKCPLTKGKQALEIRSSLSEKRALTDPVQQSTPSAESLARNLQWAKAHELPESMSLEFQCGVQIQLGFAAEFSNVMIIYTRIVKKPPEITACRAHITDFPLDLDVDPKETNKGTPEETGSYLVSKDLPKHCLYTRLSALQKLREHLIFTVCLHYEYSGIEDTMDERKEINVGKPLIAKLGLHHGFKTRNCPQTCCMPGYPFHNPVESSPEAAEYYIPSHCHPSSCPGVYHPNCACSTSITQPEACSCNGTSRILASRHEVQHYSPTVEKSNVPVETTDDTVELEFFLSDSLSLSEQQ, from the exons ATGGAGCGCGGCGCGGCGGGATCGCTGCCCCTCGGCCGCCTGGCCGGGCCGCTGCCCCTCAGCCGCCTGGGCGGGCCGCTGCTCCGCCGGCTCAGCGAGCTGCTGGACCGCGCGGCGCCCGGCCGGGGCTGGCGGGAGCTGGCGCAGCGCGCGGGGAGCCGCGGCACGGTGCGGCTGAG CCCCCAGGATTTGGAGCAGTGTTccctccaggtgctggagccaGAAGGCAGTCCCAGCTGGAGtctgctgaagctgctggggGATCGAGGCTGCACTGTGGTGGAGCTGGCAGAGTCCCTGCAGGccctggagcacacagaggCTCTCCGGTGTCTCAGCTATTCAG GTATAAAGATCATTGTACAGCCAGATTCTCAAGCAGTGCTCTCTGGTCAGGTCGTCAGGTTGTGCTGCTGGGCAACAGGACACCCATTTGTGCACTACCAGTGGTTCAAGCAAGAAAAAGAG GTTCCCCATGGTAATTCTCCAGAACTGATTTTGAGTTCAGTGAGTGTAAAGGATTCTGGATTTTACATCTGCCGAGTGAACAGTGAATCTTCTTTCATGTTCAGTCGGTGGGCACGCCTTGAAGTTTGTGAGCTTCAGGATACGCCTCTGCCTCATG GGCGCTTAATGGGTTTGCCTGAAGACAAGCTGTGCATTTGTAATCAGCCTCAGCCACAACACCTGACAGTGGGGGATGCTTTGGTACTAGAATGTGGAGCTGTTGGAAACCCAATTCCTAATTACCAATGGTTCAGAGATGGATTTCCTTTGGCAAACGGGAGCAAAAATGTCTACACA GTAACTTACGTGGATGTGGGACATCAAGGAACATATTGGTGTCATGTTTTCAATGACCGGGAGGACAAAGACAGCAAGAAAGTGGAAGTAATTGTAG GAAGGAAAGCTATGGCAGTGGAGTGCACAGAAG aagatTTAAGTGATCTTCAGGAATCAG CAGACCCACAAGAGGAATCAAGTCACAGACCTGTGG CCACAGACAAGGTGGCTCTGTTAATAGGAAACATGAGCTACTGGAATCATCCCCAGCTCAAGGCTCCAATGGTAGATGTCTATGAATTGACCAATTTGTTAAGGCAGCTGGATTTCAAAGTTGTTTCTTTGCTGGATCTTACTGAGTCTGAGATGCGAAGTGCAGTGGATGAGTTTTTACTTCTCCTGGACAAAGGAGTTTATG GTTTGTTATACTATGCTGGCCATGGCTATGAAAACTACGGGAACAGTTTCATGGTTCCTATTGATGCCCCAAATCCCTACCACTCGGCAAACTGCCTGTGCGTGCAGAACATCCTGCGGCTGATGCAGGAGAAGCAGACGGGACTCAACGTGTTCCTGCTGGATATGTGTCGCAAAAG AAATGAATATGATGACACAATTCTTATCTTGGATGCTCTGAAGGTTACAGCCAACATTGTTTTCGGATATGCAAC GTGCCAAGGAGCAGAAGCTTTTGAAATTCAGCAGTTGGGGTTGGCCAATGGAATCTTCATGAAGTTCCTGAAGGACCGTTTGTTAGAAGACAAGAAGGTCACTGTTCTGCTTGATGAGGTTGCAGAAG aTATGGGCAAGTGTCCCCTTACCAAAGGCAAGCAAGCCCTGGAGATTCGCAGCAGCTTGTCAGAGAAAAGGGCATTAACTGATCCTGTTCAACAAAGCACACCTTCTGCAGAGTCCCTGGCACGCAACCTGCAGTGGGCCAAAGCTCATG AGCTTCCAGAAAGTATGTCCCTTGAATTCCAGTGTGGTGTTCAGATTCAGTTGGGGTTTGCAGCCGAGTTCTCCAATGTCATGATAATCTATACACGGATAGTTAAGAAGCCCCCTGAAATCACAGCTTGCAGAGCCCACATCACAGACTTCCCACTC GACTTGGATGTAGATCCTAAAGAGACCAATAAAGGAACTCCTGAGGAAACTGGAAGCTATTTAGTATCAAAGGACCTTCCCAAACACTGCCTCTACACCAGGCTGAGTGCACTGCAAAAACTAAGG GAACATTTAATCTTCACTGTTTGCTTGCACTATGAGTATTCAGGAATAGAAGATACAATggatgaaagaaaggaaattaatgtTGGGAAGCCCCTTATTGCTAAATTAGGCCTTCACCATGGATTCAAAACCAGGAACTGTCCCCAGACCTGTTGCATGCCTGGTTATCCTTTTCATAATCCAGTAGAATCGAGTCCAGAGGCAGCTGAATACTACATCCCTAGCCATTGCCATCCCAGTTCCTGTCCAGGTGTTTACCATCCAAACTGTGCTTGCTCAACCAGCATCACACAACCAGAGGCATGTTCCTGCAATGGAACCTCAAGGATACTGGCTTCAAGACATGAAGTACAGCATTATTCACCCACTGTGGAAAAGAGTAATGTACCAGTAGAGACCACTGATGATACTGTGGAACTGGAATTCTTCCTCTCTGACAGCCTCAGCTTGTCTGAACAGCAATAG